In the Mycolicibacterium thermoresistibile genome, one interval contains:
- a CDS encoding FAD-dependent oxidoreductase translates to MTSLWLADRTNQPPPPRTLDAGDRRADVVVVGAGITGLITAVLLARGGKDVLVVEAAYVGAGATGNTTAKISVLQGSRMSKILAKHGPRRARQYVEGNLEGLEWLVRHCAAHGLSVQREDAYTFAQSLQGVPAARTEYLAAKIAGLDVEWVDDAEGGVPFPFHGAVRLADQAQFDPMPLLDSLVVELEERGGRLVQGLRVHKVSGRGDGLTLHARSGAGDEFDLRADRCVLATGIPILDRGGFFARLEPNRSYCLAYEVPGEITRGMYISTDSPTRSLRYAPTGAGDLLIVGGAGHPVGHEKNPASSVAELDEWARRHFPGAQQRYFWSAQDYSPIDDLPYVGPILPGNESIFVAIGFDKWGMTNGAAAALALSSRILGGRTDWAEAFASWSPHEVSGIPKAMMLNLQVGMYLARGWLTPVTRTGDRSPDDGCGVVSGPPWHLQARSRVDGVEHRVSPVCPHLGGIVNWNDADQAWECPLHGSRFAPDGALLEGPATRGLTAS, encoded by the coding sequence ATGACGTCGCTATGGCTCGCCGACCGGACCAACCAGCCGCCACCTCCCCGGACGCTGGACGCCGGCGACCGCCGCGCCGATGTGGTGGTCGTCGGTGCGGGGATCACCGGCCTGATCACCGCGGTGCTGCTGGCCCGGGGCGGAAAGGACGTCCTGGTGGTGGAGGCCGCGTACGTCGGCGCCGGCGCCACCGGCAACACCACCGCCAAGATCAGCGTCCTGCAGGGCAGCCGGATGTCGAAGATCCTCGCCAAACACGGACCCAGGCGGGCCCGGCAGTACGTCGAGGGGAACCTCGAGGGGCTGGAATGGCTGGTGCGGCACTGTGCGGCGCACGGTCTGTCCGTGCAGCGGGAGGACGCCTACACATTCGCCCAGTCCCTGCAGGGCGTGCCGGCCGCCCGCACCGAGTATCTGGCCGCCAAGATCGCCGGACTCGACGTCGAGTGGGTGGACGACGCCGAGGGCGGGGTGCCGTTCCCGTTCCACGGTGCGGTCAGGCTCGCCGATCAGGCGCAGTTCGATCCGATGCCGCTGCTGGACAGCCTGGTCGTCGAACTCGAGGAACGCGGCGGCCGGCTGGTGCAGGGGCTGCGGGTGCACAAGGTGTCCGGACGCGGTGACGGGCTGACCCTGCACGCCCGCAGCGGAGCCGGCGACGAGTTCGATCTGCGGGCCGACCGATGTGTACTGGCCACCGGCATCCCGATCCTCGACCGCGGCGGCTTCTTCGCCCGGCTCGAACCGAACCGCTCCTACTGTCTGGCGTACGAGGTTCCGGGGGAGATCACCCGCGGCATGTACATCTCCACCGACTCCCCCACCCGCTCGCTGCGCTACGCGCCGACCGGCGCCGGGGATCTGCTCATCGTCGGCGGCGCCGGACATCCGGTCGGGCACGAGAAGAACCCGGCGTCCTCGGTCGCCGAACTCGACGAGTGGGCCCGCAGGCACTTCCCGGGGGCGCAGCAGAGGTACTTCTGGTCCGCGCAGGACTACTCGCCGATCGACGATCTGCCGTATGTCGGACCGATCCTGCCGGGTAACGAATCCATCTTTGTGGCAATTGGTTTCGACAAGTGGGGGATGACCAACGGCGCCGCTGCGGCGCTGGCGCTGTCCAGCCGGATCCTGGGCGGGCGGACGGACTGGGCGGAGGCGTTCGCCAGCTGGAGCCCGCACGAGGTGTCCGGCATCCCCAAGGCGATGATGCTGAATCTGCAGGTCGGGATGTACCTGGCCCGGGGCTGGCTGACACCGGTCACCCGCACCGGCGACCGCAGTCCCGACGACGGTTGCGGCGTGGTGAGCGGTCCGCCGTGGCACCTGCAGGCGCGCAGCAGGGTCGACGGGGTGGAGCACCGGGTGTCGCCGGTGTGCCCGCACCTGGGCGGCATCGTGAACTGGAACGACGCCGATCAGGCATGGGAGTGCCCGCTGCACGGGTCGCGGTTCGCCCCGGACGGCGCACTGCTGGAGGGCCCCGCCACGCGCGGACTCACCGCCTCCTGA